The Tetrapisispora phaffii CBS 4417 chromosome 16, complete genome genomic sequence GCGGCTTGTCTGAATTTAGCCGCTGAGATTCTGGaattcttatatataagaattCTTTTTCCAGTGACTGAATTATATGTCTCACCTTCTCTTTCTATGGCAATCTTGAAAGTAAGTAAATACACATTTgtatacacacacacacacacacaatGCCGGTTCCTGCCATCGAAATTATAGATAATCCTTCAGTCGCTCACAACGACGGAGACTCCAGAAATGCAACGCGCGTTAAAGTGTCTGTGGTTGGGGCTGGTGGAGGTATTGGGCAATCGCTCTCTTTACTGTTGAAGGTGAATCTAAATAACTTGCTAGCAAATGACCCATCGGCAAATGCAAGCATAGAATTATCTCTGTTCGATGTCAATCTGGAAAACTTAAAAGGCGTCACTGCAGATTTGTCgcatattaataataaaatcagaCTGCAAGTGACGGACAATTTAGCTGAAAATGTAAAggattcaaatttaatcaTTATTGCTGCAGGTGTCCCAAGAAAACCAGGTATGACGAGAGATGATCTATTCAATATAAATGCAggtataataaaaaatattgccACCGATATCAATAATGCAAATGCATGCAACTCTCAAAACAGCGGCAACTCAAGTTTTATATTGTTGATTTCAAATCCGTTGAATTCACTACTGCCAGTTTTGcaaaattctttaaatgaaaattggATAGGAAAATGTTTTGGTATCACTGAATTAGATTTAGTGAGGGCCTCGACGTTTTTGGAACCTTTATTGCAAAGCAATAGCGGAAACAATGCGGAAATGCCTTATATTCCAGTGATTGGTGGCCATTCCGGCGACACAATCTTGCCAGTGTTTTCACAGATCACCGCAAACAACTTCACAAGCTCACTTTACGATCTAGTACGCGGTCCAGATTCACAGATCATaagaaaattgataaatagAGTTCAATACGGTGGTGATGAAATCGTAGAGGCTAAAAATGGTAAAGGTTCCGCTACTTTATCAATGGCCTATTCCGCTTACAGAATTGC encodes the following:
- the TPHA0P01350 gene encoding uncharacterized protein (similar to Saccharomyces cerevisiae MDH2 (YOL126C); ancestral locus Anc_3.45), producing the protein MPVPAIEIIDNPSVAHNDGDSRNATRVKVSVVGAGGGIGQSLSLLLKVNLNNLLANDPSANASIELSLFDVNLENLKGVTADLSHINNKIRLQVTDNLAENVKDSNLIIIAAGVPRKPGMTRDDLFNINAGIIKNIATDINNANACNSQNSGNSSFILLISNPLNSLLPVLQNSLNENWIGKCFGITELDLVRASTFLEPLLQSNSGNNAEMPYIPVIGGHSGDTILPVFSQITANNFTSSLYDLVRGPDSQIIRKLINRVQYGGDEIVEAKNGKGSATLSMAYSAYRIAEQFTALLLNQVKTVESILYTTIVGKDFETPLSTVEGAAELHDQYLERRLKFFATACTVEKLSGLTKIDNKIIGNLNAFEKDNLLPTCIDSLQINIEKGLSF